The Monomorium pharaonis isolate MP-MQ-018 chromosome 5, ASM1337386v2, whole genome shotgun sequence genome includes a window with the following:
- the LOC105833549 gene encoding uncharacterized protein CG43867 isoform X7: MQPVHTENNNSALDMESLEEMLRKLSELEQRVLEAEGRADEAEDKVRMMEERLVKGEYCLSTSGVGSPPHSLPSTSGTQNDKIEEVHCACISKLETQVEEQRQLRLQDARQVEAKAARIKEWVTNKLRELEQQNQHLREQNNKCNQQLELLRNHITNIGIKPPAPTRASLSLEVDPALRIDRRRSESLERTPQTAPECVQNIVAEPQTSTKHRRHLSACGTIQRGAATANMDSSLLSEELAAAVENLVMLPNISGVSEASRDSGSSEALHDYAEIYTPSREGMNWLQGGGQGPRPPTPPLHRFPSWEAKIYQVADGGLGIGPPTNEESAPSTMTTTSSKHSHATGHNLTAHNSQGYCDISVPVYATVKGRASQIRSMPFGDSSDDSSDGEEHPNQTETNTRITNSSSDNTDSSLGSGSSPSKSIKTTSSLSPAKRSSSGSPSKSVKRDTSLESGLSEDYAIPPDALSSTSLESSMPSLLMRVSGESPKRQESLEKTGHLAKLGGKLKTWRKRWFVLKNGVLTYWKSQNDVNRKPQGQILLDEVCRINRAEGAATFEIATGKKTYYLTADCIATMEDWIRVLQNVQRRNATKLLLSREDNKPTIQGWLTKVKNGHAKKCWCVLIGKMFLYFKCPSDTNPIGQINMRDARVEEVEHVSDSDSEERDAECPHERTIGIFPTHQGPTYLLMPHKQDKDNWLYHLTVVSGGGPSAGTQYEQLVQRLMETDGDPSCVLWRHPLLLHTKESITSPLTSLTSETLQTEAIKLFKACQLFMSVAVEQAGIDYHVVLAQNALQQCLDQPELQSEFICALVKQTSRHTQHRLGVQVKKAARLVSLGTARVQLLLCATQSLFTCDTQSPAANGSGENADAQSTASTSHSPPLTQGHSTSNILDCKTNPAQYVLIQGWQLLALAVSLFLPKNNRLLWYLKLHLQRNADSKTECGKYAAYCERAVERTLQNGGREVKPSRMEVLSILMKNPYHHSLPHAIPVHFLNGTYQVVSFDGSTTIEEFLTTLNQEIGCRDVHQSGFTLFSDDPIEKDLEHFIDPEAKLCDIISKWETALREKGSGKFENTRVIQLTYKSRCYWRQAAKMETDKERLLLCYQVNQQVVQGKFPLNRELAFELASLMAQIDFGEYNNDKARGSGPGNNPHHLVLQALDKFYPIRYRANITADQLRELQEKLQEKWIALKGRSVLDCVRIYLTCTRKWPFFGATLYQAKLKQTDPVTVWIAVSEDSVTLLELQTMAVMCRYNYANIVTFGGCLDDFMLVACPDEGAAEQKLLFALSKPKILEITLLIADYMNALGHALPGTPQMNTLTRNGSHRSIKSTLRPATGSSCLPTQPDILKSTPDHQRP; encoded by the exons GTACGGATGATGGAGGAGCGGCTAGTGAAGGGTGAGTACTGTCTCAGCACATCCGGCGTTGGTTCACCGCCTCATTCGCTGCCGTCGACCTCCGGTACGCAGAATGACAAGATCGAGGAGGTCCATTGTGCCTGCATTTCGAAGCTAGAGACTCAAGTCGAGGAACAG AGGCAGTTACGTCTGCAAGACGCTAGGCAAGTAGAAGCGAAAGCAGCGAGGATAAAGGAATGGGTCACTAATAAGTTGAGGGAATTGGAACAGCAGAATCAACATCTAAGGGAACAGAACAACAAGTGCAACCAGCAACTCGAATTGTTGCGCAatcatataacaaatattggaATCAAACCTCCC GCACCGACGAGAGCGTCGTTATCCCTGGAAGTGGATCCCGCCTTGCGTATCGATCGTAGACGATCAGAAAGCTTGGAGCGTACCCCGCAGACGGCACCGGAGTGCGTCCAGAACATCGTGGCGGAACCGCAAACGAGCACGAAGCACCGGAGACATTTGTCTGCTTGCGGCACCATCCAACGAGGAGCCGCGACCGCCAACATGGACTCAAG TCTACTGTCTGAGGAGCTGGCCGCTGCAGTGGAGAACCTAGTGATGCTGCCAAATATATCCGGTGTTTCGGAGGCGAGCCGAGATAGCGGAAGCTCGGAAGCGTTACACGACTATGCTGAGATATACACGCCCAGTCGGGAGGGCATGAACTGGCTGCAGGGAGGCGGACAAGGCCCTCGTCCACCAACTCCACCGTTGCACAGGTTTCCCAGTTGGGAAGCGAAAATATATCAG GTAGCGGACGGTGGTCTTGGCATCGGTCCTCCGACAAACGAGGAATCTGCACCCTCCACGATGACCACAACAAGTTCGAAGCATTCTCATGCTACTGGACACAACTTGACAGCGCACAACTCTCAAGGCTACTGCGATATCTCTGTTCCAGTATACGCTACTGTCAAAG gaCGTGCCAGTCAAATCAGGTCCATGCCTTTCGGTGATAGTTCTGATGATAGTTCGGATGGTGAGGAACATCCAAATCAAACCGAAACTAATACAAGAATCACCAATAGTTCATCCGACAATACGGATTCTTCCCTCGGTAGTGGAAGCAGTCCTTCAAAAAGCATCAAAACAACTAGTAGCCTTAGTCCCGCAAAAAGAAGTTCCAGCGGATCTCCCAGTAAAAGTGTGAAACGTG ATACTTCTCTCGAATCTGGCTTATCTGAGGATTATGCAATACCTCCAGATGCACTAAGTTCGACATCTCTAGAATCTAGCATGCCTAGTCTTCTAATGCGCGTCTCTGGCGAAAGTCCAAAGAGACAGGAATCGCTGGAGAAAACGGGTCATCTGGCGAAATTAGGAGGCAAGTTAAAAACATGGCGGAAACGATGGTTTGTGTTGAAAAACGGTGTGTTAACGTATTGGAAGAGTCAAAATGATGTCAACCGGAAACCTCAAGGTCAAATACTCTTGGATGAAGTTTGCAG aataaatagagCCGAAGGAGCTGCTACGTTCGAAATAGCTACAGGAAAGAAGACTTATTACTTGACTGCAGACTGCATCGCTACGATGGAAGACTGGATAAGAGTATTGCAGAACGTACAGAGGCGAAACGCAACAAAACTCTTGCTCAGTAGAGAAGATAATAAACCAACGATACAAGGATGGTtgacaaaagtaaaaaatggcCACGCGAAAAAGTGTTGGTGCGTGCTCATCGGCAAAATGTTCCTTTACTTTAAGTGTCCCAGTGATACG AATCCTATTGGCCAAATCAATATGAGGGACGCTCGTGTGGAAGAAGTGGAACATGTTTCGGATAGCGATAGTGAAGAGAGAGACGCCGAGTGTCCACACGAGAGAACAATTGGCATTTTTCCGACGCATCAGGGCCCAACCTATTTACTGATGCCACATAAGCAGGATAAGGATAATTGGCTCTACCACTTGACAGTGGTATCGGGTGGTGGACCGAGCGCGGGCACACAATATGAGCAACTGGTGCAGAGGTTAATGGAAACCGACGGTGATCCGAGCTGCGTGCTGTGGCGGCATCCTTTGCTGTTACATACGAAAGAGAGTATCACGAGTCCTCTGACAAGCCTGACTTCTGAAACCCTGCAAACCGAAGCCATAAAGCTTTTCAAG GCCTGTCAGCTGTTTATGTCGGTGGCAGTAGAACAAGCAGGTATCGACTACCATGTGGTTCTAGCGCAAAATGCATTACAACAATGCCTAGACCAACCTGAACTTCAATCTGAATTTATATGCGCACTGGTAAAGCAGACAAGTCGTCACACGCAACACCGTTTGGGCGTACAGGTAAAAAAGGCCGCCAGACTTGTGTCACTGGGTACTGCGCGCGTT CAGCTCCTCCTCTGCGCCACGCAATCGCTCTTCACCTGCGATACGCAAAGTCCCGCGGCAAATGGCAGCGGTGAAAATGCGGACGCGCAATCAACGGCCTCGACTTCTCACAGTCCTCCGCTCACGCAGGGCCACTCGACCTCGAATATTTTGGACTGCAAAACTAATCCCGCGCAGTACGTGCTTATCCAGGGATGGCAGCTCTTAGCGCTCGCCGTTTCCCTCTTCCTGCCCAAAAACAATCGGCTACTATGGTACCTGAAACTACATCTGCAAAGAAACGCCGACAGCAA AACGGAGTGTGGCAAGTATGCGGCTTATTGCGAGAGAGCCGTGGAGAGAACGTTACAAAATGGTGGTAGAGAAGTGAAGCCTTCAAGGATGGAAGTACTGTCGATATTGATGAAAAATCCGTATCATCATTCATTACCGCATGCCATACCAGTTCACTTTCTGAACGGCACCTATCAAGTCGTCAGCTTCGATGGTAGTACTACGATAGAGGAATTTCTGACTACTCTGAATCAGGAGATCGGCTGCAGGGACGTTCATCAATCTGGCTTTACGCTATTCAGCGATGATCCAATTGAGAAGGATCTGGAGCATTTCATCGATCCAGAAGCGAAG CTATGCGACATTATCTCAAAATGGGAGACAGCGTTACGAGAAAAGGGTTCGGGAAAATTCGAGAATACTAGAGTTATACAATTGACATATAAATCTCGTTGCTATTGGCGGCAAGCTGCTAAAATGGAAACGGACAAAGAAAGACTTTTGCTATGTTATCAAGTGAATCAACAAGTTGTGCAAGGAAAATTTCCGTTAAATCGTGAACTTGCTTTCGAACTGGCGTCATTAATGGCACAG ATTGATTTTggagaatataataatgataaagcgCGCGGCAGTGGTCCCGGAAACAATCCACATCATCTTGTACTTCAAGCTCTGGACAAATTTTATCCAATACGTTATCGAGCCAACATTACCGCCGATCAATTGAG GGAACTGCAAGAAAAGTTGCAGGAAAAATGGATCGCATTAAAAGGACGTAGTGTATTGGACTGTGTTCGTATATATCTCACATGCACCAGAAAGTGGCCTTTCTTCGGAGCTACCCTGTATCAAGCAAAa CTGAAACAAACTGATCCTGTGACAGTCTGGATAGCGGTTTCCGAGGACAGTGTAACATTACTTGAATTGCAAACGATGGCTGTCATGTGCCGGTATAATTATGCAAACATAGTGACTTTTGGCGGCTGTTTGGATGATTTCATGCTCGTGGCTTGTCCGGACGAAGGTGCGGCGGAACAAAAACTGCTTTTTGCACTCTCTAAACCCAAA ATTTTGGAGATAACATTATTGATCGCCGACTATATGAACGCATTGGGCCATGCATTACCGGGTACTCCACAAATGAATACTCTAACACGCAATGGATCACATCGGTCTATCAAATCTACTCTGAGACCTGCAACTG gtTCAAGCTGTCTTCCAACTCAACCTGATATATTGAAATCTACACCAGATCACCAAAGACCTTAA